One genomic window of Leptospira paudalimensis includes the following:
- a CDS encoding type II toxin-antitoxin system antitoxin SocA domain-containing protein, producing MEKLLHAILWILEKSPNGRARLDLAKLLYYSDGVHFQKHAEMITRGDYIHLEDSPYPVKLNEALLFLKEKGHIDVVPKIEGNGIQGFALRFLKPMEGLILSREEKRVMMKVVEAFRGRVVDENRHYPNLYENYVVTPLFDSIPFSVARINTKIHILVQKSLLNLSGKMFRVLFERSE from the coding sequence ATGGAGAAACTTTTGCATGCGATCCTTTGGATCCTCGAAAAATCACCGAATGGAAGAGCCCGCTTGGATTTGGCGAAGCTCCTTTACTATTCGGATGGTGTTCATTTCCAAAAACATGCGGAAATGATCACAAGAGGAGACTATATCCACTTAGAAGACTCACCTTACCCCGTCAAACTGAACGAAGCCCTTTTGTTTTTAAAAGAGAAAGGCCATATCGATGTAGTTCCGAAGATTGAAGGGAACGGTATCCAAGGATTTGCCCTACGTTTTCTCAAACCAATGGAAGGACTCATCCTTTCTAGGGAAGAAAAACGAGTGATGATGAAAGTTGTGGAAGCCTTCCGGGGACGAGTGGTAGACGAAAACCGCCATTATCCCAATTTATATGAAAATTATGTCGTTACCCCCCTATTTGATTCCATTCCGTTTTCAGTCGCAAGGATCAATACGAAAATCCACATCCTTGTACAAAAAAGCCTTTTGAATCTATCGGGCAAAATGTTTAGAGTTTTATTTGAGAGGTCAGAATGA
- the lipB gene encoding lipoyl(octanoyl) transferase LipB: protein MQKFLHQKGLPSYLFPSIVPYQRYLDFQENARKNRRESMLFLEHSPCLTGGIGAKAENLLVPEVRLKELGVDFVSLPRGGDFTAHEPGQIVGYLHIDLKKRGLSLGDFLRNLNESLVVAVKDTWGLEVEENPKSPGLYTKDSKKKLISEGIYAKSYFTSFGFALNGINSLFTFSLINPCGARSEDMVSLSALGLSEGYPEKRKEFVYRFSKHFLSLLP, encoded by the coding sequence ATGCAAAAGTTTCTCCATCAAAAAGGACTACCTTCCTATCTGTTTCCTTCAATTGTTCCGTACCAACGATACTTGGATTTCCAGGAAAATGCCAGGAAAAATCGAAGAGAATCCATGCTCTTTTTAGAACACAGTCCATGTTTGACAGGGGGCATAGGTGCGAAAGCGGAAAATCTTTTGGTACCGGAGGTGAGACTTAAGGAACTTGGTGTGGACTTTGTCAGTCTGCCAAGAGGTGGGGATTTTACCGCCCATGAACCAGGGCAAATTGTCGGTTACCTCCACATTGATTTAAAAAAAAGGGGATTAAGTTTAGGAGATTTTTTGAGAAACTTGAACGAAAGTTTGGTGGTCGCTGTAAAAGATACTTGGGGTTTGGAGGTGGAAGAGAATCCAAAGTCACCAGGTTTGTATACGAAGGATTCGAAGAAAAAACTGATCTCAGAAGGGATTTATGCCAAATCTTATTTCACAAGTTTTGGTTTTGCCTTAAATGGAATCAATTCCCTCTTTACCTTTTCTCTCATCAACCCATGTGGGGCGAGGTCTGAGGACATGGTTTCTTTATCTGCCTTGGGACTTTCCGAAGGGTATCCCGAAAAACGAAAAGAATTTGTGTACCGATTCTCAAAACACTTCCTCTCCCTTCTCCCATAA
- a CDS encoding LIC_12071 family protein → MKYSRFFLSFILFFILSETLALSGVVWTFYESLQNALVQEQFISDHRARDLSLALAKSAEQRLNNDGYVEIEKMFHRYVEQSKNDPEEFRFLKISLYAPDATLLVSTDTIYTLEELRKRKPDEELAKSTFFRKGIRMKKWEWSEPENGENPILNSKRDPKVRDGFEWVLNYLPLAKSNTVRLTTPLYKPGTLDVSGLVILVYERGNLGLLFQNQWKLVEWMVLNYLLIALVVSLLLTGAFVVYSLVLTKDQLTEKESGETLPFVQKKTLEPVESSIQAVSEVQEENPSIEGNATIPSPDVEVLPGGPVIDQMNDRPNETNTVRDAIFLG, encoded by the coding sequence ATGAAATATTCACGTTTTTTTCTATCCTTTATACTCTTTTTTATCCTCTCGGAAACCCTTGCGCTGAGTGGGGTGGTTTGGACATTTTATGAGTCCTTACAAAATGCACTTGTCCAAGAACAGTTTATTTCTGACCACAGAGCAAGGGACTTAAGCCTTGCACTCGCAAAAAGTGCAGAGCAAAGATTGAATAACGATGGTTATGTGGAAATTGAAAAGATGTTCCATCGTTATGTGGAACAATCAAAAAATGATCCAGAAGAGTTTCGTTTTTTAAAGATTAGTTTGTATGCTCCTGATGCCACATTGCTTGTTTCCACTGATACAATTTATACTTTGGAAGAACTCCGAAAACGAAAACCTGATGAAGAGTTAGCAAAATCTACATTCTTTCGTAAGGGCATTCGAATGAAAAAATGGGAATGGTCTGAGCCAGAAAACGGTGAAAATCCGATTCTCAATTCCAAACGAGATCCGAAAGTTCGAGATGGTTTTGAATGGGTTTTAAACTACCTTCCATTAGCAAAATCAAATACAGTTCGTTTGACAACACCATTGTACAAACCAGGTACTTTGGATGTATCGGGACTTGTGATCCTTGTGTATGAACGTGGGAATTTAGGTTTATTATTTCAAAACCAATGGAAACTTGTGGAATGGATGGTATTGAACTACTTACTGATTGCACTTGTTGTGAGTTTACTCCTAACTGGGGCATTTGTTGTGTATTCCTTAGTCCTTACAAAAGACCAGTTAACTGAAAAAGAATCAGGGGAAACCTTACCTTTTGTTCAGAAAAAAACATTAGAACCAGTGGAAAGTTCCATCCAAGCCGTGAGTGAAGTGCAGGAAGAAAATCCATCTATAGAAGGTAATGCAACAATTCCTTCACCCGATGTTGAAGTACTGCCTGGTGGACCGGTGATTGACCAAATGAATGATCGGCCAAATGAAACAAATACAGTTAGAGATGCAATTTTCTTAGGATAA
- a CDS encoding STAS domain-containing protein, whose product MESKDKVFSIQLKGGLDGSSADDFYRYFESQLNKGYRKFLFQLGSLEFITSNGISTLVKIHKQIVKSNAVYAIYGLKSEVEDVLKLVGLFDKFPIFRSHNAAESFLLQMDVSGMEPSTKEPTSHSQTFDHKKLGEETKSETNKIRFYFSGKSREDGKSNLEKEPVSTLESLKDETSETKTTPSPMEVVLEEKINQLRLEIKESLSSELERRFSHYKSGTSVVESTQLDKIPNYIQSKTKQLETVERIIQCEVCGTRLRLFKFGKHECPSCKTQFQLSPNGSIRFLEKLNPI is encoded by the coding sequence ATGGAATCAAAAGACAAAGTATTTTCCATTCAATTAAAAGGTGGTTTAGACGGAAGTAGTGCTGATGATTTTTATCGTTACTTCGAATCACAATTGAACAAAGGGTATCGAAAATTTTTATTCCAATTAGGATCACTTGAATTCATCACATCGAATGGAATTAGTACCCTTGTCAAAATTCACAAACAGATTGTGAAATCAAATGCAGTGTATGCGATTTATGGATTAAAATCGGAAGTAGAAGATGTATTAAAATTGGTAGGTCTTTTTGATAAATTTCCTATCTTTCGAAGTCATAATGCGGCTGAATCCTTCTTATTGCAGATGGATGTTTCTGGAATGGAACCAAGTACAAAAGAACCTACTTCCCATTCACAAACTTTCGATCATAAAAAACTGGGAGAGGAAACAAAATCAGAAACTAACAAAATCCGATTTTATTTTTCAGGTAAGTCGAGAGAAGACGGAAAATCGAACCTAGAGAAAGAACCTGTTTCTACTTTAGAATCTTTGAAAGACGAAACATCTGAAACAAAAACCACTCCTTCTCCCATGGAAGTTGTACTCGAAGAAAAAATAAACCAACTCCGATTGGAAATCAAAGAATCATTGAGTTCCGAATTGGAAAGACGATTTTCCCATTATAAATCAGGAACTTCCGTAGTTGAGTCGACCCAATTGGATAAAATTCCAAATTACATCCAATCGAAAACCAAACAATTGGAGACTGTCGAAAGGATCATCCAATGTGAAGTGTGTGGGACAAGGCTAAGGTTATTTAAATTTGGTAAACATGAATGTCCAAGTTGTAAAACGCAGTTCCAGTTGAGTCCCAACGGTTCTATCCGTTTTCTTGAAAAATTAAATCCAATCTAA
- the murJ gene encoding murein biosynthesis integral membrane protein MurJ produces the protein MTNKVPGNESSTKRSLALSFYTFLSRILGLIRDHFMAVSFGTGMVASAFSVAYRLPNMFRNLLAEGTLSQSFMPIFSEYEKMGVMEARVMAGTVLSFLFLCLSLFVAFFWLFAAQFLPTLVGGTPEYGNLVVELSLVLFFLIMTASLSSIFMSISNSHHKYFVPSLSPIILNFSYLAVFLFVFPFYHEIKDRVFYLAYGIVCGGVLQLLVQGWFVYKNGFGPIFRLDFKHPAIKKIFKLMLPAALGGSFYQIGLLVDIFLANYIQNQNPGLGAVVSLDYSQRLVQLPTGIIGVALATTILPSLLKDLREGREENVPKEIADVLSFAFFLTLPASIGLAVLGETVLDSIYYGGRWDHLATLTAFFPLVFYSLAIPFYSINKVLVSSYYAFSDTKTPLRIQLISFVLSVVVSISLMFFLKHSAIALASALSAIVTSSLLLYYLKAHQVRIPFVTVGKRILKMVPALFGLFFWLLFSEWVIKPNLQNWGTNTLGLSYANLSRLSLSLSMVPAVILYFGIATYTGLSESEIILGRFLRRWKQKKENK, from the coding sequence ATGACAAACAAAGTCCCTGGGAACGAATCGAGTACAAAACGATCCCTTGCTTTATCTTTTTATACATTCTTATCAAGAATTTTAGGGCTCATCCGTGACCACTTTATGGCTGTTAGTTTTGGAACAGGAATGGTGGCATCTGCCTTTAGTGTTGCTTACAGACTTCCCAATATGTTTCGAAACCTCCTGGCAGAAGGAACCTTAAGCCAATCCTTTATGCCTATTTTTTCCGAGTACGAAAAAATGGGTGTGATGGAAGCTCGTGTGATGGCAGGAACTGTCCTTAGTTTTCTATTCCTTTGTTTGTCACTTTTTGTGGCCTTTTTTTGGCTATTTGCGGCTCAGTTTTTGCCCACTCTTGTGGGTGGTACACCCGAATATGGGAATTTGGTAGTAGAACTTTCGTTAGTTCTATTTTTTCTCATCATGACAGCAAGTTTATCTTCGATTTTTATGTCGATTTCGAACTCACATCACAAATATTTTGTTCCCTCATTATCCCCGATCATCCTTAACTTTAGTTATTTGGCAGTATTTCTGTTTGTGTTTCCCTTTTACCATGAAATTAAGGACCGAGTGTTTTACCTTGCCTACGGGATTGTTTGTGGTGGGGTATTACAACTCCTTGTGCAAGGATGGTTTGTTTACAAAAATGGATTTGGTCCCATCTTTCGTTTGGATTTCAAACACCCAGCCATCAAAAAAATTTTTAAACTCATGTTACCTGCGGCCCTTGGCGGGAGTTTTTACCAAATTGGACTCCTTGTGGATATCTTTCTTGCCAACTACATACAAAACCAAAACCCAGGACTTGGTGCTGTTGTTAGTTTGGATTATTCCCAGAGGCTCGTCCAACTCCCCACAGGGATCATTGGAGTTGCTCTTGCGACTACCATCCTTCCTTCTTTACTCAAAGATTTAAGAGAAGGAAGGGAAGAAAATGTTCCTAAAGAAATTGCGGATGTATTATCGTTTGCATTTTTTTTGACACTACCAGCAAGCATTGGTTTGGCGGTTCTTGGAGAAACGGTTTTGGATTCTATCTATTACGGGGGACGTTGGGACCATCTTGCGACACTCACCGCATTTTTCCCACTCGTGTTTTATTCACTTGCGATCCCATTTTACAGCATCAACAAAGTACTTGTTTCTTCCTATTATGCATTTTCCGATACAAAAACTCCACTTCGTATCCAATTGATTTCTTTTGTTTTAAGTGTGGTTGTGAGTATTAGTTTGATGTTTTTTTTAAAACACTCTGCTATTGCCCTTGCATCAGCCTTAAGTGCAATTGTGACCTCATCTCTATTATTGTATTATTTAAAAGCACACCAAGTACGAATTCCTTTTGTGACTGTTGGGAAACGAATTTTGAAAATGGTACCTGCACTCTTTGGACTTTTCTTTTGGCTTTTGTTTTCAGAATGGGTGATCAAACCAAACTTACAAAATTGGGGAACCAACACACTTGGTCTGAGTTATGCCAATCTCAGTCGTTTGAGTTTATCTCTTTCGATGGTTCCTGCGGTTATTTTGTATTTTGGAATTGCTACTTACACTGGCCTTTCGGAATCCGAAATCATTTTGGGTAGGTTCCTACGAAGGTGGAAACAAAAAAAGGAAAACAAATAA
- the ileS gene encoding isoleucine--tRNA ligase, with the protein MAKPETENPYSKTVLLPETNFPMKADLAKREPGQIQIWKTEKVFQKMREIRKNKPSFVLHDGPPYANGNFHVGHSLNKILKDIIIKSKTLSGFQTDMIPGWDCHGLPIEVQVLKNLGKEARNTSPSDLRKKCREYAAEFVGKQGEDLNRFLCFWDEDHKYLTMAPEFEARIVEVFGSLFEKGYIYKGKKPVYWCIDLATAHAEAEIEYQNHVSPSIYVKFAVKGETDTYCLIWTTTPWTLPANLAICFNEELPYSLFQSDNHGRLILADGLKEAVEQKTGITLTKIKSLSNADLKQIVFLHPFLERESIPLFGNHVTLDAGTGCVHTAPGHGTDDYRVGTAAGLPTLSPVDDYGRYTDEFEMMKGVKIWDANPKIVELLREKNALVHFSEFTHSYPHSWRSKKPLIFRATPQWFFSIDHNGLREESLKAIDKVQWIPDWGITRIRSMVESRPDWCLSRQRNWGVPIPSFTCKSCGQTHLDDKTIQHFIQIVKQEGIEVWYEKEAKDLLPPGTKCNKCGSDDLKQDKDILDVWFDSGVSSFAVFGDSIGKEPADLYLEGSDQHRGWFQSSLWPSMAIRKTPPYKSVLTHGYVLDEKGHAMSKSLGNVINPTTDIINQYGADILRLWVSTQDFRDDVKIGKDSIKTVSEAYRKIRNTFRYLLGNTSASTLEWNLKKDDLETIDRYYLHKLAKLNEEVKKLYETYQFHQVYHKVLVFCTVDLSQDYFEIIRDRMYCDAKESKTRRSSEYTLAVILEVLSKLLAPILSFTTEEVWSTFGKKDSVFYTDFSDLSEWVDESLEAEFKPVFATKEDVQKALEEARKLGKLGKSLEAEVLLSTGSLKDSKFTKDDLSLFFVVSEVTFDQKEISEVFSEWKGETGTIQIRKPHHEECPRCWRHVSEKEGTLCKRCEEVVSKLSPK; encoded by the coding sequence ATGGCCAAACCAGAAACGGAAAATCCTTATTCTAAAACAGTTCTCCTTCCTGAGACCAATTTTCCCATGAAAGCCGACCTGGCAAAACGTGAGCCAGGCCAAATCCAAATTTGGAAAACAGAAAAAGTGTTCCAAAAGATGAGAGAAATTCGAAAAAACAAACCATCCTTTGTTTTGCATGACGGGCCTCCGTATGCGAATGGTAATTTCCATGTTGGCCACTCTCTCAATAAAATTTTAAAAGACATCATTATTAAATCAAAAACCCTTTCTGGTTTCCAAACGGATATGATCCCTGGTTGGGATTGCCATGGACTTCCCATCGAAGTACAGGTGTTAAAGAATCTTGGAAAAGAAGCAAGGAACACAAGCCCAAGTGATCTTCGAAAAAAATGCAGAGAGTATGCAGCCGAGTTTGTTGGCAAACAAGGAGAAGACTTAAATCGTTTCCTTTGTTTTTGGGATGAGGATCACAAATACCTCACCATGGCTCCTGAATTTGAAGCAAGGATTGTGGAAGTCTTTGGTTCTCTATTTGAAAAAGGTTACATCTACAAAGGAAAAAAACCTGTGTATTGGTGTATTGATTTGGCAACGGCCCATGCGGAAGCAGAGATCGAATACCAAAACCATGTCTCTCCTTCCATTTATGTTAAGTTTGCTGTGAAAGGTGAGACCGATACATATTGCCTGATCTGGACAACAACTCCTTGGACACTCCCAGCAAACCTTGCAATTTGTTTTAACGAAGAACTACCCTACTCTCTTTTCCAATCAGACAACCATGGCCGACTCATTCTTGCTGATGGATTAAAAGAAGCAGTGGAACAAAAAACAGGGATCACTCTTACCAAAATCAAATCCCTATCCAATGCCGACTTAAAACAGATTGTATTCCTCCATCCCTTTTTAGAACGAGAATCCATTCCCCTTTTTGGAAACCATGTCACACTCGATGCAGGAACTGGTTGTGTACACACAGCACCAGGACATGGAACAGACGATTATCGTGTGGGAACGGCTGCAGGACTTCCTACCCTTTCCCCAGTAGATGATTACGGCCGTTATACGGACGAGTTCGAAATGATGAAGGGTGTAAAAATTTGGGATGCAAATCCAAAGATTGTAGAACTACTCCGAGAAAAAAATGCCCTTGTCCATTTTTCTGAATTCACTCACTCCTACCCTCATAGTTGGAGGAGTAAAAAACCACTCATCTTCCGTGCCACACCACAATGGTTTTTTTCTATCGACCATAATGGTCTCCGTGAAGAATCACTGAAGGCCATTGACAAAGTGCAGTGGATTCCTGATTGGGGGATCACAAGGATTCGTTCCATGGTGGAATCAAGACCTGACTGGTGTTTGTCGAGACAAAGGAATTGGGGAGTACCAATCCCTTCCTTTACTTGTAAGTCTTGTGGACAGACCCATTTGGATGACAAAACCATCCAACACTTCATCCAAATTGTGAAACAAGAAGGAATCGAAGTTTGGTATGAAAAAGAAGCAAAAGACTTACTTCCACCAGGGACAAAATGTAACAAATGTGGATCAGATGATCTCAAACAAGACAAAGACATCCTAGATGTTTGGTTTGATTCTGGTGTTTCCAGCTTTGCTGTGTTTGGTGATTCCATTGGAAAAGAACCAGCTGATTTGTATTTGGAAGGTTCGGACCAACATAGAGGTTGGTTCCAATCTTCACTTTGGCCATCCATGGCCATCCGTAAAACTCCCCCTTATAAATCCGTTCTTACCCATGGGTATGTGTTGGATGAAAAAGGACATGCTATGTCCAAGTCTCTTGGCAACGTAATCAATCCAACAACCGATATCATCAACCAATACGGTGCTGATATTTTACGACTTTGGGTGAGCACACAAGACTTCAGGGATGATGTGAAAATCGGAAAAGACTCGATCAAAACTGTCTCAGAAGCCTATCGTAAAATCCGTAATACCTTCCGGTATTTACTGGGAAATACAAGTGCCTCAACACTCGAATGGAATCTGAAAAAAGATGACCTAGAAACCATTGACAGGTACTACCTTCACAAACTAGCAAAACTCAATGAAGAAGTGAAAAAACTATATGAAACCTACCAGTTCCACCAAGTGTACCACAAGGTGCTTGTGTTCTGTACGGTAGATTTATCACAAGATTACTTTGAAATCATTCGTGATCGTATGTATTGTGATGCGAAAGAATCCAAAACAAGACGTTCTTCTGAATACACACTCGCAGTGATTTTGGAAGTGCTCTCCAAACTTCTTGCACCTATCCTTTCCTTTACCACCGAAGAAGTTTGGTCTACCTTTGGGAAAAAAGATTCTGTTTTTTATACCGATTTTTCTGACCTAAGCGAATGGGTGGATGAATCCCTTGAAGCAGAATTCAAACCTGTGTTTGCAACAAAGGAAGATGTCCAAAAAGCCTTAGAGGAAGCAAGGAAACTCGGAAAACTGGGTAAGTCCCTTGAAGCAGAAGTTTTACTTTCTACTGGATCTTTAAAAGACTCAAAGTTTACCAAAGACGACCTGAGTTTATTCTTTGTGGTATCGGAAGTAACGTTTGACCAAAAAGAAATCAGTGAAGTATTTTCGGAATGGAAAGGAGAAACGGGAACCATCCAAATTCGAAAACCTCACCACGAAGAGTGTCCAAGATGTTGGCGCCATGTTTCAGAAAAAGAAGGAACTTTGTGCAAACGTTGTGAGGAAGTGGTTTCAAAACTTTCCCCTAAATAA
- a CDS encoding leucine-rich repeat domain-containing protein, with protein MKLNVFPIYYLFLAVLFSFGCKKEVVDANIWFEEHKEDRVLNLSNKEVGVLPTSIGNLNNVEELTLQYDSLTALPKEIGNLKQLKILNLFGNPLTTLPEELGNLENLEVLLLGRTELKEIPPVISKLKHLKTLALDETKVQLTEADVEVIANLPSLEILDLSLMREYKTLPKNLAKLSFLKQLILQKTLLEKSDVARLRDELPKVRVKL; from the coding sequence ATGAAGTTGAATGTTTTTCCCATTTATTATTTGTTCCTAGCAGTTTTGTTTTCCTTTGGTTGTAAAAAGGAAGTGGTGGATGCAAACATTTGGTTTGAAGAACACAAAGAAGACCGAGTCCTCAATCTTTCCAATAAAGAAGTAGGAGTTTTACCAACTTCGATAGGAAACCTAAACAACGTAGAAGAACTCACCCTCCAATACGATTCACTCACTGCATTACCAAAAGAGATTGGAAACTTAAAACAACTGAAGATTCTCAATCTTTTTGGAAACCCACTCACAACTCTTCCGGAAGAACTGGGAAATTTGGAAAACTTGGAAGTATTACTACTTGGCAGAACCGAACTGAAAGAAATCCCCCCAGTCATTTCAAAATTAAAACATCTAAAAACCCTGGCACTAGACGAAACGAAAGTGCAACTAACAGAAGCGGACGTGGAAGTGATCGCAAACCTCCCTTCTTTGGAAATCCTTGACCTAAGCCTCATGAGAGAGTACAAAACTCTCCCTAAAAACTTGGCAAAACTTTCCTTTTTGAAACAACTCATCTTACAAAAAACTCTTTTGGAGAAATCTGATGTTGCACGACTGCGAGACGAGTTACCGAAAGTTCGCGTAAAACTATAA